The following is a genomic window from Verrucosispora sp. WMMD573.
CGCGCGGTGACGGGAACAAGCGCGTCGAGGACCTCGCCGACGACTTCTACCGCCACGAGCTGCAGGAATTCGCGGAGAGCCCGCTGAGCGAGCAGCCGCACAGCCTCGACGACGTCGTCGCCCAAGTGACCCGCCAGCCACGGACGGACGCCGCGGTGGCACTGGCCATCGACGACTGGCTCGACCGGTGGCTGAAACCGAACATCGACGCAGGACACGTGCGCCGCGAATGGTTCGACCAGCGTCGCGGCCTGCTGCGCTTGGTCGTCGAGGCAGCCATCTGCGCCGGCCGCATCACCATGACGTTCTTCACAATGACGACGATGTACCCGTCGGTGCGGGAACACCTGCAACTACCCGACGAGGAAACCTTCTGGGCCGACCAGCCGCCACGCGACTACCGGCCGCTCGTCCCCGAGGCCCCGATGGGCAACATCCTCGCCCTGCGGTGGGCCGACAGCCGCAACGGCGGCGCTTCGCTGCAACTGCTGTGGGTCCACGGAGTTGGCCGATGGCTACTGCACCACGCGCACGACCTCCTCGCCTGCGAGGGCGTGCAGGGCCCCCACGTCGTTCTGACCTCCGCCACCAGCTGGGCACCCGGCTCGTCGTTCTACCACATCCCCATCGAGCCCACCGCCGTGCTGCGCCCACCCCCCGAGGACGAGACCGCCCTGCGAAAGTCACACATGGCAGTCAAGGCCCAGAGGAACGGCGCCGACCCGATCTTCGTATCCGGCAAGACCGGCAGCCGCCGTCACGACGCCCTGCGGCTGCTGGTCACCGCGCTGTGCCAGCCCGTCGACGGCCGCCCCCGCAGCCTCGTCGACGAGCTGCGGACGAAGCTGCCCGCAGACCGGCGCAAGATCCTGTTCGTAGTTCTCTCTGGCGACGAGGCACGCACCGTCGGCGACCACATCAACGCCCGAGTGCCCCAGCTCAGCGCGCGGATCGTCGTACCCGACGCCGCCGACCCCTGCGCCGGCGGCATCCAACGCCGTCTCGTCGGGCGCTTCGGCACCGGCGAGGAAGACATCCTCGTTGCCGCCGAGATGTCGATCCAGCGCGGCTACAACATCCTCAACGCCAACGACACCGCCGCCCTCGGCGCCGTCATCTACCTGACCCGCTCCCACCCGCCGCCCTTCGACCTGGCCTTCCCCCTTTCACTGGTGAGCCAACTGGCCATGGACCACCTCCAACGGCCGCCGGCCGCCGCCCCCGGCGAAGTCGGCAGCCTCGTGAAGCAGCTCCGCTCCACCGCCCGCAAGGTCTGGTTCGACGCCATCGGCCGCCCCATCCAGTTCCGCGCCCTCGCCCCCCAGGACCGGCGCGTCTTCGTCGCCAACAACCTCGTCCCCATGAGCCAGACCATCGGACGCAGCATCCGGGGCAACCAGCCGACCACCGTGCTGCTGTGCGACGCGGCCTTCGCCGAACGACTCGCCGACCCCGAGGAGCAAACCGCGGACACGGCGCGTACCAGCATCGTCGTGGCCACCGACCAGTACCTTGGACAACTGCTGGCCACGCCCGCCGACGGCGCAAGCCAGCAACGCCTGCGAGAGCACGCCGTCAACACCGCCGTGTGGGGCCTGATGGGCCACCTGGTCCGCACCAACGAGCCCCTGGGATCGAGGAGGACCCCCCGGTGACCGACACCGAGACCAGCGAGAACACGGCCAAACCACCCCGCAGGACCACCGGCGACCACCTGCGCCTGCTCGCGTTCGACATCGAGCCAGGCACCCGCTGGGACGTCGAGTGCGACGTCGCGGCGATGCCCGCCACATGGTTCACCGAACTCGACAAGCAATGGCGCACCCGGCCGTTCGGCCGCCCCGGGAACTCGCTGCCCACCAGCAGCCTCAAAGAGCTCCTCTGCGGCATCGACCCGGCGATCATGTACGTCAACTGGGACCTGAGGTCGGACGACTTCATCGTCGCGTTCCCCGGCATCGACACGTACGTGGTCACCGACGCGATCGCCAGCTGGGCCACCACCGAGATCACCGACCAGGTCGACTGGTACCAGATGCTCAAACCAGCCGACCTCGTCTTCGACCGCCGCTCCTTCAATCTCCTCGAATACACCGTCCGCGCCAACGGCACCGCCGCGGTGGCCCCGCACGTCTACCAGATGCTGCCCTCGTTCCTCGCCAAAGAGGTCGTCGACAAGAAACTCGACCTGCTCGGCAAGGCCCGGCGCGACTTCATCCTCGGGCCACCCAGAAGCGACGGCCGGCGCAGCGCCGTCCTCTGGCCGCCCCAGCGGACCGACGACGACCGAGCCGGCGCCGGACTCGTCACCGCCAAGATCGACTTTCACGTGGAGACGGCACCCAACTTCTCCGTACCGCGCATCCACGCCGACGTCAGCATCAGCCGCTTCCCCCTCATGCCTGTGGCCTACGTGCCGTCCCGAGGCAAAGGCCCCACCTCAGCCACCATCTGGCTCCACGGACCCCAGGGCTTCCTCGGCCGCGACGACGAACCCCACACCCTGCTGTCCGCGCCGGCACGCCAGATGCGGATCCCCGGCGGCGGCTGGCAGTGGCAGTGGAGCCCCGGCCTGGCCCGCGCCCTCGCGAAGCTCACCCAGCTGTCGTTCCCCGACCCGCACAAGACCCTCGCCGATCCGGCGGCAGCCGCCGACTTGCTCGACGAACGGGCGATCCGCGCCTACGTGCTGTACAGCGAAGGCACCAAGAGTCAAACGGCGGACGCCGACGCGGCACCCAGCGTGGACGCCGACGGCAAGGAAACCAGACGAGCCAAGACACTTGTTCACGCCGCCAACACCGGCCTCGTGCCAGGAGACCACGTCGACGTCCACGACAGGCTGCGTGACCTCCTCGCCACCCGCGGGATCCGGCCGCTGCCCGACCTCGAGCGTGTCGGCTCACGCGCCACCCGCAAGATCAAATCCGCGTTCGACCCGAACACCATGTACACCATCGAACTGTGGACGCAGAGCGACATCACTCGCGAGGCCGTACTTGCGACCCTGGAGCATCACTTCGGCCTCGCACGCGAGTCTGACCCGGCCGACAACAGCGTGGTCCGCTTTCACGGCGACCTCAACATCACCGTCCGCCTGCGCAACGGTGCCGAGGTCGGCGTCGGCGTCCAACCCGACCCGGACAAGAAGAAGACCGACGACGCCATGCTCCAGCTGCACACCAACCGGCTTGCAAGGGAGGTCCTCGGCGGGAGCACCGACCGCCTGGGGGCCATCGTCGAACTGCAGGACGCTGCCTTCTTCAAACGAGGCAGGCTCATCGACCCGAAACCCGGCCTGAAGAAGGCCTTCGCCCGCACCAACCGGCGCCTGCAGTGCCTGCGACCAGCCCAGCTGTTCACCGAGCCGAAGACCTGGCCCGAGAACGCCAAACGGAAGAAGCCCGAGCCCTACCCCGGCACCCGGTTCGGGGCCGGCACCATCCTGCGGGTGGCGTCCGCCATCAACGACTGTCTTCGCCAGCTCGGCCGTTTCGGTTCCTACCAGATGCCCGTCGGACTGCCCGACATCGAGCAGGTCGGGATCTGGCTACACCATGACGGTCCCACCTGCATCCCGATCGTCATCCGCCAACAACCAGACGGCACCGCAACCGCCTACCTCACCGGCGCAGACGGCAGCCCCTCTCACCCGGTCCCCTACGCCGACCTACCCGCCCTCCTCGCCGACGGCAAAGGACGGATCGGCCCCAGCCGACAACAAAAGCAGATCCTCGCCGGCTTCCTCGTCAACGTCTTGGGCATCGGCGGCACCGCCGACTCGGCAACCCGCTACCGCATCGTCATGGTCAGAGCTGCCGGATTCCGGAACTGGGGCTGGGACTGGATGCAGGACAAGCACCTTCGTCCCGACCAGGTCATCCTGCCCGGCGTCGGCATCGAAGACGACGCCGACCTCCCCGAAAGCATCGGACCGGACAAGACACCGGGCCTGCGCATCGTCCGCGTCCGAGACCGTTCCAGCACCATGGAAGTCCCCCGCGGCTTCGCCCACGACCTCGACAAGCACCACCCCAGGGTCAGCGGGCTGTTCCGCGCCAGCGATCGCGTCTACTACTCCGTCAACCCCAAGTCCGATCAGATGCAAACCCCGCACGGCCGCACCAAGCTCGACCCCGACATCCACACCAACTTCTCCGTGCAGGCGTCGAACCCAGTGCCCCTGGAGATCTGCGTCGCCCACCAACAGCCCGACGACGATCCGGCAGCACTCGCCACCCTGGTATCGCTGCTACGCCGAGCCCACGCACACACCGACCAAGCCACCAAGTACCCGGGCGTCCTACACCTCTGCTCGCTGGCCGACGAGTATCTTTGAGGCCGTCCGGAGCATGGACGGATCTTGGGCAGCTACAGCTTGACAGGTGGGGCCCGCCTTACGAGGCATCAAGGTTGCCAGGCGCCCAGCGCATGCTCGGAGATCGCCTATCGGTAACCACTCATTCCACCATCGTTCGGCGGCTCCTACGATGTGGGCGAAAAAGATTGGCCGCGATCTCGGACAGATCGCGCGACGAGCTTGGGGCGCGGGGGTGAGGCCCCCCCCCGCCACGGTTACCGACGGCCGGTGGCACCAGCCAAATCCCGGATTCCAGGGCTTGAGGTTCCGCAGCCGTTCAGAGTAGCGATGCGCCCTAAGTATCGACCGTGACGCGTGGAGTAACCTCTGAGCCTGCAGACAGAACGACGCGGAGCAGATCGGCCGACATGCCGGCCTGCTGTGCGACGGATCCGAAGCTGTGGTGGTGGTCGGCGAGAAGCCCTGCTGCTTTGCCGAGCAAGGAGGGCTGTTCGCGGGGGCCTAGATCCCCCGGCTCCGGGTAGCCCCACTCGGTGAGCATGTTCATGGCTCGCCGGTATGTGTAGTCCTTGTAGATGCCCATGGCGTGGCCCCGGTAGACAAGTGCTTTGAGCGACAGGCCCCATCGGCGCTTGACATGCTGCAGCTGATCGAAGTCGAGCCGGGCGGGCAGCTCGTCGCGGAGCAGGCTGCTCGGTGCGAGGAATTGCGAGCCGAAGGCCGTGGCCTCCCGCTCGAGAATTTGGCTGCCGGGTTCGGCGTCGTGGTGCAGCAGCAGGTGAGCCAGTTCATGGGCCGCGTCCATCCGAGAGCGTGCCTTATCGTTCTTACTGGGGCTGATGAACACGAAAGGCCTGGACCCGTACCAGTGGGAGAAAGCATCTACCCGCTCGGAGACGTCCGGCAGGGTGAGCACGACGACGCCTGCGGCCTCGATTAGGCGGACCATGTGGGGTACGGGCCCGTCACCCAGGCCGAACGCATGGCGTGCGGCAAGCGCTGCCGTCTCGAGGTCGCGACTGCAGGTGTCCTCCGGCAATTCGAGCGACGGCAGGCGCAGTGTCGGCAGCTCCAGGTGCTGTTCGATGACTTCGACGACGCGCCATGCGATTTCGCCGAAGGCGAGGGCTTGGTCCCGTTCGGCTTGTGTGGTCGTGCGTAGGCTGCGGAAGTGCGGGTGCCCTGCCGTGGCGGGAGCGGGGATGCCTGTGGCGAAGAACTGGACCGGCACGGCGAGCGCGAGCGCGAGGCGGGCCAGCGTCGCGGGCGACGGCCGTGCCTGTCCCAGCTCGTACTGACTCACCGCGGTGGCGGTTACACCGATCTGCTGGGCCAGCTCCCTTTTGCGGAGGCGTCGCCACCGTCGAGCAAGTGTCAGAGCGTGCGGCTGGAACGCTGCTACTGCCAGCGCTGGTGCTTCGGCCCGCCCGCGGGCGGTCGTCACGCGAGCGCTGACAGCGGCACGCCCTCACCGCAACGCGGGCGGACGTGCACGTCGAGCTCTGGTATCGGCACCTCGCCGGGAAGCCGCACGCCGACACCTGCAAGGCTGCCGGAAGCCAGCGGCAGCACAGCTTGGGTCGGCTGGCCGAACCAGAGTTGCACCTGGAACCAGGGCGACCCGCCGTCGCGGTTGTCACGCGGCAGACCGAGGTACGCCACCACCTCGCCGGTGCCGATGTCGCCGGCGTGAGCGATACGCACGTGGCGCCTGCGGGGGACTATCCCAGGGAACGCCTCAGGGAACTGCTCGTCGTCATCCAGGGCGAGCTGCCCGCCCTGGCTGTTCTCCACGGCCCCGCCGAGCCGCGCTTCGCTGCCCTCCCAGCGGATTGTCTCCACACTCGAGCTAGTGCCGCCATGCAGCGAGTACAGCCGCACGATGTAGCCCCTACAAAGAATCTCCAGCGAGTTGTCCTCGATCCGCGCGTCCACGCCGGGCAGCCCGGCGAACTGCGCAGCCCCCAGGTTTGCCAGGTTGCGCCAGACCGTGGTTCCGAAGCTCATCGCATCGTCGCCCAGTTCCGGCTCGTGTCGGTCGGCTGCCCGCCGGTACACCTGCCGGACCAGGTCTGCGAGGGGTGTGAGGACGCCACCTTGGTCGAGGGTCGCGACGGCTTCGCCCAGATGATCCACGCGCGAAAACATACCAGCTTCACCTGTTGATGTTGAAGAATTCAAGTGCAGGCACGCCGAGTCCGTCGTCGGAGTTCAAGCTGCACGCAATCTGGGGTGCTTGTCGTTCGTGTCTTCGGACGCTGGACTCCGGCCGGCGAACACTCCGATCACATCGGCCGCCGGCTCTCAGCGCGGTGCGCGGGTCGCCCTGTCACTTGTCGGTGCCTGCCGATATCGTGCACCCCATGCTCAGGACCACCCCGCGACGCGCGGTAGCGCGGCGCGAAGTAGATCATCTTATTATGGCTGCTCGTCGCGCAGGTTTCCGAGTGCCGGGGGGCGGGTCCTGATGGCGTTCCCGACAGGCCGCTACGCGGCAGTTTCGATGTTTTCTGGCTGCGGCGGGATGGACTTGGGGGCAGAGCAGACCAAGCGGGTCGGCGTCGTCTGGGCCAACGACATCGAGCCCTGGGCTGTCGAGACGTACCGGCGCAACATCGGGCGGCACATCGTCGCCCAGGACATCGCCGAGCTCGAGGTTCCGGACGTGCCGTGCGACATCCTGCTCGCGGGCCCGCCGTGCCAGGACTATTCGACGCTGTGGAACCACGACGGGCTGAAGACCGCACGGGGCAACCTGTTCCGGCACGTCGCGCGCTTCCTGGATGCACTGCGACCGGCGGCCTTCGTGCTGGAGAACGTCCCGGGTCTCCTGTCTGCCAACCACGGGGCGGCGTGGACTCTCGTCCGCCACGCGCTGCGGTCGCCGTCCAGCTTCGTCAGCGGCCCGCGGGAGGTCCGCGGAGTTCGCTACGACCTGTCGGCTCAGATCGTCGACATGGCCGATCTCGGCGTGCCGCAGAACCGCGAGCGCCTGATCGTCGTCGGCGTGCGCCGTGACCTGATGGTGCGGCCACCGATGATCCCGGAACCTTTCGCAGGGCGCCACCGCACTGTCGCGGACGCGCTGGACCGAGACCCGATCCCCGACGATGCCCCAAACCACGAGCGGGGCTTGGACGGGCCTGAGGTCGTCAAGCGGCTTGAGCTCATCCCGCCGGGGGCCAACTATGGGGTCATCCCTGCGGACCACCCGTCGTCGGTTAAGGGACTGATCAGCCACGTGTACCGGAGGCTGGATCCGAACAAACCGGCCTACACGATGATCGCCGGCGGCGGTGGCGGCACGCACGGCTACCACCACGTCGAGCCCCGGCGACTGAGCAACCGGGAGAAGGCCAGGCTGCAGGGTTTCCCTGACGACTTCGTATTCGAGTACGGGACAGTGCGCAACCGGGCTTCGGCGTACGCTCGCGTGCGCCGGCAGATCGGCAATGCGGTCCCCCCGCCCGCCGCGAAAGAGATTGTTGGTGCCCTGACGCAGGTGCTGCTCGCCGCTGGCGTGCCGCCGCGGAAGGCAGCAGAGCTAACCGCCGCACGCCGGCACGCCGGCACGACCGCGAAGACTGAGCGCCGAGCCGAGAGGAAGGCAGCCGGCTAGTGACTGCTCCCGAAGACCTGTTGGACGAACTGCCCGCCGTCGCCGCCCTGAGGTCGCTGTCCATCTTCAGCGCTGACCAGGCCGGCGCCTATCGCGAACACTTCCAGTCTCTCAGCGACGCACTCGGCGAGGACGTGCCCACCAGGCTGGCGAGCCACGTCACGGCGTGGGCTGGCAGAGGTGAGCCTGGGGCCATCGTGCTCACGGGCAACGCCGGGACGGGAAAGACCGCAGTGGCCGAGTCCTACTGTCAAAGGGTCGGCGGAGAGCTGCCGGCCAGCGACGAGCCCTGCGAGGTCGCCCCCGGCAGATGGGTAGTTAAAGACCTCTCGGGCCTCTCGGACGACGAGGCGCGCCGGTCCGCGCTCCAGGCGGTTCTCGACGGCGTGGCCGCAGGGTCCGGGCAGTACCTGGTCTGCGCCAACGAGGGCGTGCTCCGGGACGCACTCGACGTCCTCGACCACAGCGACTTCGCCGGTGCACTGGAGGAGGCGCTGCGCAGCGGAGCCGCCCAGGTCGGCGGGCTGGTGGTCGTGAACGTCAACCGACAGCGGCCCACGGCGCTCGGCCTATGGGACGCCCTGCTGGACTTTCTGACCAGGGAAGAGCTGTGGACCGGCTGCACGGGGTGCCCCTTCAAGCTGGGCGGCTGTCCGATGCGCAGCAACGCCGAGGCGCTCAGGAACCCCGATGTGCGCCGCCAGCTGCGGACCCTCGTGCGGCTAGGCGCGGGCGAAGCGGTCCCGACGATCCGCGAAGTCCTTTCGGTCCTGTCATGGGCGGTCGTCGGCGAACACGGGTGCCGGAAGGTCAAGGCAGCCACGCGCGACCTCGACAGATCTGCGTTCACTGCCACCAGCGGCTACTTCACCAGGGTCGTAGGCGGCGGGCTGCAGCCCGACGCCATCGAGCGGTCGCCGCTCATGGCGGGGATGCGAACCGCCCTGCTGGGCCACGTCAGCGACCTTGAGATCGACGGCTGGCTCAGGGACACGACAGGTGCGCCTGACGAGGTGCGGCTACTCGCGGGCGACCCTGCGGTCGCCGAAGACGGCGCAGACGGGAGCCTGGCGCTTGCCGGAAGCCAGTCTCCGCTGGACCGGGTCCGCACCAAGCAGGGCACGATGACGTTCCAGCACCTGGGCGAGATTGTGAGCACCAGCGAAGACCCGACGAAGGTCGACGACGGGCTGGATGCCCTGGTCGCGGGCGACGGCGACAGCAACGCCCCCGCCCAGGTCCTGTGGCGTCAGCGCCTGTACTTCGAGGCCAGCGCGGCACTCGGCGGCCCGGACGTCGCATCGCGGCGACTGCTGGGCTACCGGTACGTTGCCGACCTCGTGGAGTTGGCGGAGAAGGCCGCCGGCGGCGAGGACGTGGTCATCGAGGTCGCCGGCCTGGTGAGGGGCCTGAACTTCCTCGTCACCGGCTTCTCCAGCCCGACCGAGGGACTGGTCGTGCCGGACCCGGCCTGCTTGTTCGCCCGAGACCCGGGGTCCTTCCGGCCCGCCAGACCATCCCTGGTGTACGGGCTCGTGCCGCTGGACCGGCTCGCCGTGCGTGTGCCCGACCGCGGCCTCGTGGAACAGCTGCTCGACGTGGACCACGTGGACGTGGAACTGGCCGTGGACGGCCGCGCCGAACTGTCGCTGCGCATCCGCCCGCGGATGTATGAGGCCATCCGGGAGGCTGCGGACTTCCAGGGGCCGGTCGGCCAGGGCGTAGCCGAGATGAACGACCTGCGCGGCTTCTACAGCCGGCTCGCATCGGCCGAGGCTGCTGGCGACGGCATCCGGGTGGCAGACCCCGACTCGAACCCGCCGGCTCTCGTCAAGGTCAACCTGCCGCACTTCGCGACTTCTCGGAGGGTGTAGTGGCTCCCAAACGGCGTCTGGCTCCCGGCCAGGTCGCGCAGGTCCTGTTCGGCTTGGACCCAGACCGCGACGAGCGGGCTCCGCAGCTGTGCGCGGAGACGCTGCTCACCCTCGTGCAGAACGGGTACCGAGCTCCCGCAGCCGGCGCGCCGATCCAGAGCCCGAAGCGGCAGCGATTCGCGCTGCGCAGCCTCGCCCTAGCCACCAATTTCCTCGGCGGGCGCGACGGGCGAGCCGGCGAGGACAACATGACGCCGCAGCTTTACGGCGACCTGCTCGCCAAAGGCTCCGAGGTGCGCAACAGCGCCAACCTAACTCTCGCCCAGAACGCCCTGCAGGGCCTCGTCGACCCCGACACGCAGCGGGGCCAGCCCGGGGCGTGGCTGCTGCGGCCCTTCCACGAGTCGCTGCTGTGGTACGACGCACGCAAGGCGAGCCCAAGCCGGGCCGACTGGACCGTGCGGAAGGTGTACATGCGCGGCAGCGGCATCACTCTCGCGCGGCTGCTGCTAGACCCCGGCGACCCGGAGTCCACCGCGCTGGGCGCCCGGGCGGTCGAGGCAATCAAGGAGGCGCTGACCGGCCCGAGTCCACTAGCTGAGATCAGCGAGCGGCTCGAGTCAGCTCTCCCGACGGACGCGACGTACACCAGTCCGCCTGACGTCGAGGAAGACGAGAAGGAGGCGTGGGAACGGGGCAGGGACAAGCTCCTTCAACCGCTCGCCACGAGCATCTGCCGCCACGCCGAGGGGGTGATGCGCCAGGGAAGTGCCAGCGGCCCCGCCAAGCTCTGGCAGCTGCGGACGATCCTCGCCCTTGACCTCGCCGTGCATGCCCTCAGGGTTGCCTGGGAGACGACGTCGACTCCGGAGGAGGACCGGTTCCTCCTCCTCAGCTTCGGCCGGGGGCCCAGGGCGCAAGACCGGGTCAGGCAGCGGTCGGAGGAGTCCTACCGCCGGGCGCGGATTCGCCTGAACGAGGCAACGATCTCGACCCTTGCGCGGCGGATGCGAGAGCTGGTAGGCGAGAAGACTGTTGTCTGGGACGAAGAGTTCGAGAAGCGCAGCCGGTTGGTCGAGAACCGCGCGGACAGTGTCTCCCACCAGCTCACTCAGCTGACGGCGGACAGCCCAGACGAGGAGTTCCTCAGACTGGCGCGCTCGTCGGTGGAGAACGCGAACTACGGCCGTGCAGAGGACGGATTCCGCGTCCTGCTGGAGTCCGTCGGCCTGATCGCCGGCACGCGCTACCGCTACCTGACGGCCACGCCCGACTTGCTGGCTGCCCTGGTGGGAGCGCTGTCAAGCCGGATGCCGATGCCCAGCAACGAATTCTTCGCCGCCATCCGGCAGGAGTGGGGACTCGTGATCAACCAGGAGTCGGCGTCGTCGACCAGCCTGCGAGGCCAAGTCGACGGCGCGGGCCTCGAACGCAACGCGCGCCGGGCTGAGCAGCTCATGAGCGAGGCAGGGCTGGCCTTGAGCCTGTCCGACCGAACCACGGTGGTCGGCGAACGCGCCCAGAGGTGGGGCAAGTGAGCCAGCGACTGGGCGGCGCACTCGCCGAACACATCAAGAATATGAGCGGCGGCTCCAAGTTCGTCCTGGTGGAGGGCGTCCCGTCGAGTCTGGCCTTGGGCATGGTGGCGGCATGGACCGACGAACTCCCACCCCTGGCCGTGGTTTCTGACACTCCCCACCGGTTCGGCACGCACGCGTTGGACGGCTCCGGGACAGGACTGCGCAACCGCTATCGGCAGGGGATCGTGCTGGTCCTGTGCGAAGGCCTGCAGGTGCCCGACCGCAGCGGCCTTAACCTCTTCGAGAACGTCGCCCCCGGAGTCTTGCTGAATT
Proteins encoded in this region:
- a CDS encoding DNA cytosine methyltransferase, producing the protein MAFPTGRYAAVSMFSGCGGMDLGAEQTKRVGVVWANDIEPWAVETYRRNIGRHIVAQDIAELEVPDVPCDILLAGPPCQDYSTLWNHDGLKTARGNLFRHVARFLDALRPAAFVLENVPGLLSANHGAAWTLVRHALRSPSSFVSGPREVRGVRYDLSAQIVDMADLGVPQNRERLIVVGVRRDLMVRPPMIPEPFAGRHRTVADALDRDPIPDDAPNHERGLDGPEVVKRLELIPPGANYGVIPADHPSSVKGLISHVYRRLDPNKPAYTMIAGGGGGTHGYHHVEPRRLSNREKARLQGFPDDFVFEYGTVRNRASAYARVRRQIGNAVPPPAAKEIVGALTQVLLAAGVPPRKAAELTAARRHAGTTAKTERRAERKAAG
- a CDS encoding ImmA/IrrE family metallo-endopeptidase, whose amino-acid sequence is MTTARGRAEAPALAVAAFQPHALTLARRWRRLRKRELAQQIGVTATAVSQYELGQARPSPATLARLALALAVPVQFFATGIPAPATAGHPHFRSLRTTTQAERDQALAFGEIAWRVVEVIEQHLELPTLRLPSLELPEDTCSRDLETAALAARHAFGLGDGPVPHMVRLIEAAGVVVLTLPDVSERVDAFSHWYGSRPFVFISPSKNDKARSRMDAAHELAHLLLHHDAEPGSQILEREATAFGSQFLAPSSLLRDELPARLDFDQLQHVKRRWGLSLKALVYRGHAMGIYKDYTYRRAMNMLTEWGYPEPGDLGPREQPSLLGKAAGLLADHHHSFGSVAQQAGMSADLLRVVLSAGSEVTPRVTVDT
- a CDS encoding RNaseH domain-containing protein; this encodes MTDTETSENTAKPPRRTTGDHLRLLAFDIEPGTRWDVECDVAAMPATWFTELDKQWRTRPFGRPGNSLPTSSLKELLCGIDPAIMYVNWDLRSDDFIVAFPGIDTYVVTDAIASWATTEITDQVDWYQMLKPADLVFDRRSFNLLEYTVRANGTAAVAPHVYQMLPSFLAKEVVDKKLDLLGKARRDFILGPPRSDGRRSAVLWPPQRTDDDRAGAGLVTAKIDFHVETAPNFSVPRIHADVSISRFPLMPVAYVPSRGKGPTSATIWLHGPQGFLGRDDEPHTLLSAPARQMRIPGGGWQWQWSPGLARALAKLTQLSFPDPHKTLADPAAAADLLDERAIRAYVLYSEGTKSQTADADAAPSVDADGKETRRAKTLVHAANTGLVPGDHVDVHDRLRDLLATRGIRPLPDLERVGSRATRKIKSAFDPNTMYTIELWTQSDITREAVLATLEHHFGLARESDPADNSVVRFHGDLNITVRLRNGAEVGVGVQPDPDKKKTDDAMLQLHTNRLAREVLGGSTDRLGAIVELQDAAFFKRGRLIDPKPGLKKAFARTNRRLQCLRPAQLFTEPKTWPENAKRKKPEPYPGTRFGAGTILRVASAINDCLRQLGRFGSYQMPVGLPDIEQVGIWLHHDGPTCIPIVIRQQPDGTATAYLTGADGSPSHPVPYADLPALLADGKGRIGPSRQQKQILAGFLVNVLGIGGTADSATRYRIVMVRAAGFRNWGWDWMQDKHLRPDQVILPGVGIEDDADLPESIGPDKTPGLRIVRVRDRSSTMEVPRGFAHDLDKHHPRVSGLFRASDRVYYSVNPKSDQMQTPHGRTKLDPDIHTNFSVQASNPVPLEICVAHQQPDDDPAALATLVSLLRRAHAHTDQATKYPGVLHLCSLADEYL
- a CDS encoding ATP-binding protein; this translates as MTAPEDLLDELPAVAALRSLSIFSADQAGAYREHFQSLSDALGEDVPTRLASHVTAWAGRGEPGAIVLTGNAGTGKTAVAESYCQRVGGELPASDEPCEVAPGRWVVKDLSGLSDDEARRSALQAVLDGVAAGSGQYLVCANEGVLRDALDVLDHSDFAGALEEALRSGAAQVGGLVVVNVNRQRPTALGLWDALLDFLTREELWTGCTGCPFKLGGCPMRSNAEALRNPDVRRQLRTLVRLGAGEAVPTIREVLSVLSWAVVGEHGCRKVKAATRDLDRSAFTATSGYFTRVVGGGLQPDAIERSPLMAGMRTALLGHVSDLEIDGWLRDTTGAPDEVRLLAGDPAVAEDGADGSLALAGSQSPLDRVRTKQGTMTFQHLGEIVSTSEDPTKVDDGLDALVAGDGDSNAPAQVLWRQRLYFEASAALGGPDVASRRLLGYRYVADLVELAEKAAGGEDVVIEVAGLVRGLNFLVTGFSSPTEGLVVPDPACLFARDPGSFRPARPSLVYGLVPLDRLAVRVPDRGLVEQLLDVDHVDVELAVDGRAELSLRIRPRMYEAIREAADFQGPVGQGVAEMNDLRGFYSRLASAEAAGDGIRVADPDSNPPALVKVNLPHFATSRRV